A portion of the Callithrix jacchus isolate 240 chromosome 21, calJac240_pri, whole genome shotgun sequence genome contains these proteins:
- the LOC144580675 gene encoding uncharacterized protein LOC144580675 isoform X2, protein MDFTGRNTGPDMTDRPLATAEESRHICTVVHISLHEVDGQAKDPVRKSVQLPISYVSLNDQHREQGQTCVEAWQLPCPQLPLRVSQRILPEESCVTSAS, encoded by the exons ATGGACTTCACGGGTCGAAACACAG GCCCTGACATGACAGACAGACCACTGGCCACTGCTGAAGAATCTAGACACATCTGCACTGTGGTGCACATCTCCCTCCACGAGGTTGATGGCCAG GCCAAGGACCCAGTCAGGAAGTCAGTCCAACTACCAATCAGCTACGTCAGCCTCAACGATCAGCACAGGGAACAG GGTCAGACCTGCGTGGAAGCGTGGCAGCTCCCTTGCCCACAGCTGCCTCTCCGTGTTTCTCAGAGGATTCTCCCTGAGGAGTCCTGCGTGACATCTGCTTCTTAA
- the LOC100396909 gene encoding uncharacterized protein LOC100396909 gives MAVTEDGYIFYVSPTVQDYLGFHQSDVIYQSVFELIHKEDRAMFQSQLRWPPDTAPVSREADSDTSPLPGESSLPFSGTPPASLQHLPLEDPSYLERSFVCRFRCLLDNSGFLELNFQGHLKFLPGQNTKSEDGTFLSPQLTLFATATPRQPLTILELQNKTFLFQTKHKLDFTPIACDSRGKVILGYTDSELRRRGSGYQFIHAADMMYCAENHVRMMRTGESGLTVFRLLTKQAGWLWVQSNARLLFRGGRPACIVARQRALTNLEGEEHLRKRDLQLPFTFTTGEAILYESSLPSTLTALPARKRARARKGLPAGQDPSCPSSLFGTMMQQDESMYLSCIAPTLQGPPLERQGSDDRCEDREKKEEEEGSSFLTLIETLLEKGKEEQPNLCSTLQHLGVTSLSQHLCKEKLQGADLDPAGPQDCHLPPPSQGRGLHREKETRFYDSGNVDLSPSARMTSLQTPKPLSSLASGPLATEVAPPPNMGLGPSYPQAHPPHFLVTGPPIPGPTLQNLLRGPPQWWPQHSQAVPLNFEMCRKPAFDLSPLPPASSPSRPAEGFQPSHTPFLSVGENVPGHLAPPRPGVLDFCKESMPWTSTHSGQDQGSLISSDPAFCVNPCGTHHLGSIWDSPIQGYSFAVPMEVAAGQAQPDPFSHLGVVDPCLPWTGPPSPSLCRGQPPSMQGAPGTPEETSGVGEHPPHFGARPAFQDSSLSFSSTSG, from the exons ATGGCAGTCACAGAGGATGGCTACATCTTTTACGTCTCTCCCACAGTCCAGGACTATCTGGGATTTCATCAG TCAGATGTCATCTATCAGAGTGTGTTCGAGCTGATCCACAAGGAGGACAGAGCCATGTTCCAGAGCCAGTTACGCTGGCCTCCAGACACAGCGCCAGTCAGCAGAGAGGCAGATTCGGACACCAGCC CGCTGCCTGGAGAAAGTTCCCTCCCATTTAGTGGCACCCCTCCTGCCAGCTTGCAGCATCTGCCCTTGGAAGACCCTTCCTACCTGGAGAGAAGCTTTGTCTGTCGGTTCCGCTGCCTGCTGGACAATTCTGGGTTTCTG gaATTGAATTTCCAGGGCCATCTCAAATTCCTCCCTGGGCAGAACACTAAGTCAGAAGACGGCACCTTCTTGTCTCCTCAGCTAACCCTGTTTGCCACTGCAACACCTCGTCAGCCTCTCACCATCCTAGAgctccaaaacaaaacatttcttttccaaacaaaacacaaattggATTTCACACCTATAGCCTGTGATTCCAG AGGGAAGGTGATTCTGGGCTACACTGACAGCGAGCTCCGCAGGAGGGGATCCGGCTACCAGTTCATCCACGCGGCAGACATGATGTACTGCGCCGAGAACCACGTGCGGA TGATGAGGACGGGCGAGAGCGGGCTCACGGTGTTCCGGCTGCTCACCAAGCAGGCCGGCTGGCTGTGGGTGCAGTCCAACGCGCGCCTGCTGTTCCGCGGAGGCCGGCCCGCATGCATCGTCGCCAGACAGAGGGCCCTCAC GAACTTGGAGGGTGAGGAGCACCTGCGCAAGCGTGACCTGCAGCTGCCATTCACTTTCACTACTGGGGAGGCCATCCTGTACGAGAGCAGCCTCCCGAGCACCCTGACTGCCCTCCCAGCCAGGAAGAGGGCCAGGGCTAGGAAGGGTCTTCCAGCTGGCCAGGACCCTTCATGCCCGAGCTCTCTCTTTGGAACCATGATGCAGCAAGATGAATCCATGTACTTGTCCTGCATTGCCCCCACCCTCCAGGGCCCACCCTTGGAGAGGCAGGGGTCTGACGACAGATGTGAAGacagggaaaagaaagaggaggaggaaggcagctcCTTCCTGACCCTCATTGAGACCTTGCTGGAGAAGGGCAAGGAAGAACAGCCCAATCTTTGCTCTACTCTCCAGCACCTGGGTGTCACCAGTCTCAGCCAGCATCTGTGCAAAGAGAAGCTTCAGGGAGCTGACTTGGACCCTGCAGGACCTCAGGActgccacctgccaccacccagccaaGGAAGAGgactccacagggagaaggagaCCCGTTTTTATGACAGTGGGAATGTGGACTTGTCCCCATCAGCCAGAATGACTTCTCTGCAGACCCCGAAGCCACTATCTTCTCTGGCCTCAGGCCCACTAGCCACGGAAGTAGCTCCACCTCCAAACATGGGCTTGGGGCCCAGCTACCCTCAAGCACATCCCCCGCATTTTCTTGTCACTGGCCCCCCTATCCCTGGCCCCACACTCCAGAACCTCCTCCGAGGCCCCCCACAGTGGTGGCCTCAGCACAGCCAGGCAGTGCCTTTGAACTTTGAGATGTGCCGGAAGCCAGCCTTTGACCTCAGCCCACTGCCCCCGGCCTCCAGCCCAAGCCGCCCTGCTGAGGGTTTTCAGCCAAGCCACACACCTTTTCTCTCTGTAGGAGAAAATGTTCCTGGACACCTGGCTCCACCACGCCCTGGTGTTCTGGATTTTTGCAAAGAATCTATGCCCTGGACCTCCACACACAGTGGTCAGGATCAGGGGTCCTTGATCTCCTCAGACCCTGCTTTCTGTGTCAACCCATGTGGTACCCACCATTTGGGCAGCATTTGGGATTCCCCCATCCAGGGCTACTCATTTGCAGTCCCCATGGAGGTGGCGGCAGGGCAGGCCCAGCCTGACCCCTTCAGCCACCTGGGGGTGGTTGACCCCTGCCTTCCATGGACAGGGCCGCCCAGTCCCAGCTTATGCAGGGGTCAGCCCCCATCCATGCAAGGGGCACCTGGGACACCAGAGGAAACATCTGGAGTTGGAGAGCATCCACCCCACTTTGGGGCCAGGCCAGCTTTCCAGGACTCCAGTCTGTCCTTCTCAAGTACTTCTGGATAG
- the LOC144580675 gene encoding uncharacterized protein LOC144580675 isoform X1, producing the protein MYQRGSGMPGGMKTHCPTPHFAQLLTVLLLDLSQGGISLPAPGKPGPDMTDRPLATAEESRHICTVVHISLHEVDGQAKDPVRKSVQLPISYVSLNDQHREQGQTCVEAWQLPCPQLPLRVSQRILPEESCVTSAS; encoded by the exons ATGTATCAGCGCGGAAGCGGAATGCCGGGAGGAATGAAGACTCACTGCCCTACCCCACACTTTGCACAGCTCCTCACAGTTCTCCTTTTGGACTTGAGCCAAGGAGGAATCAGCCTCCCCGCGCCTGGAAAACCAG GCCCTGACATGACAGACAGACCACTGGCCACTGCTGAAGAATCTAGACACATCTGCACTGTGGTGCACATCTCCCTCCACGAGGTTGATGGCCAG GCCAAGGACCCAGTCAGGAAGTCAGTCCAACTACCAATCAGCTACGTCAGCCTCAACGATCAGCACAGGGAACAG GGTCAGACCTGCGTGGAAGCGTGGCAGCTCCCTTGCCCACAGCTGCCTCTCCGTGTTTCTCAGAGGATTCTCCCTGAGGAGTCCTGCGTGACATCTGCTTCTTAA